Sequence from the Pagrus major chromosome 15, Pma_NU_1.0 genome:
GAACAAAGCATGTGTATTGTGCTGACAGGACTCGCAGGCTCGGATCATAACAGATGAGCAGCACCTCCTCTCTGAATGTGCTGCTGGAGCGCGGCTGCATTCCTAATATGGACTGAATCTCAAGATGTTAGACAGCTGTTGAGATCATTCACACACTCGCTGAAATGAGCGATGTCTGGGCTTGTGCTCCAAGTCTGGGTATTCTGCGAGCATCTTTTATCCCGGCCCCCTCATAAATAAGCAAGATTTATATTGCTCTTAATATCCCCAAATAAATCAGACGGAAAATTGTTCCGTTATTGACCTTAATTCAATTAAGACTgtctgtgtaaaaacaaaagccgCAATTTGTCTTCATAAGTCAATCGCATGTTAGCAGCTAATGTGTGGTTACGAAAACAGATCAGTTCACCCATTATAATGTTAGTTACGTGTTGGTGTTTAGCGTTGCGCAGTAAAGATGTCATCTATCTCTTTCCCATCGTGACATCTTTGCGGTGTTTTGTCACGCAGATCTAGTTTTGACTGGTTTGATCTAGTCCCGTGAGCATGCGCACTTGGTGTAAACAGGAAGAACCGACGAAAAAGCAGGGCAAATCTACCAGAAACAGAGGAAGATGGTCGAACAAAAACGAACAAACGACTTGTTTTTTCCCATATattaacaaacagaaatgttgcCCTGTACCGCATGATAATATTTTCGTTAGACGTTGTTGAAGCAGTCGCTAAATTTTCGACAACTTTGATAGACTCGCTTAAACggtaagctagctaacgttaagacagacagacgattTACCGTTTTTCCTGCAGGTTTAGCTAATTTGTCTGCTAAACTAACGCGAACGCACATTTGAAAATAACGCGGCACTCTTAGTATTTGGTTGCTTTTCGTTGCACCGAGAGAAATCTCTGACAATGGTTCAAAAAGATAAGACGCTGGAGCCGCCTCCAGTGGACGCTGAGCAGAGCCCCAGCCCAGTCTCCGGAGAGGCTTGTGCCGAGGCCCCCGGCCCGGTGGAACAGTCCGGCATTGCAGTCGAACCGACGGACCACAGAAAATTCATAAGTGGAGTGGTGGAAGGTAACGATGATGTTAAAAATAGggtgaaaacaatcaaatgTCACATCTGACCTACTTTTATGTGTATACAATCATAAATAGGTCATCAAAATGCCGCATCAATTCTTGATTATTGATGATTACAGTTATCAATTAAAAATACAAGTTATCAAGCGAGTGTGCAATTAGAGTGCAATCGGAAGTCAATAGTAAGTTATCGTTTGTAAACCAGGAACATACAAGGGGCGGATTAATATATAGGTCATATGCTAAAAGCTAAATTGAATAATTTATGCAGATTATGGACCAACATTGATAATTCTTCAAGGTGAGGAATTATTTTGCTTTAGTTGTCAATATTGAATGTTTTGGCTTCTGATCAGACTAAATAAGAAAAATTAAGACATAGCACTAACCTTTCATAAAAGATCTTAAAATGGTTATAGTCAGACTTTTTGTCAATGCATGCACAAAATGATTGATTGGTCCATGCAGAAAAACCGTATCAATCCAAAAAATAAGCAACATTTGCATGTCTAAGGGCACATCCAGCCTAGCCTTCACCTGGGGGTAGATTGATGTGCATAAGGAAGTGTAGCTTATTATCAACACTGCAGACTGCATGGAAACTGAATGTATCGTTTGCTGCTGCAGGCTTTTATGGTCGACCATGGACAATGGAGCAGAGGAAAGAGTTGTTCAGAAGGTATGATGAATTATGTTAATTATTCAAGCAATCATGCTAATGAAATAACATGAGTAATATAGCTATATGATGTTTGAGCTATTATACTGAGTCTGCACAACATTGCATTTCACAGGCAGCAGAAATGGGGACTGAATACATACCTTTATGCACCCAAAGATGACTACAAGCACAGAATGTTCTGGAGAGAGCTGTACTCAGTGGAAGAAGCAGGTGACTATACAGAGCATCTCTTTGGATCAGCTGCCTTGGGGAAAGGAAAATGAATAATACCTAGTTATCTGAGTTAAAAAAGACAATCTGCCTAAAAGGTATTTCAGATATGTTGTTATAAATGCACAAATAATTCATTCAGAGAGTGACTTTCTCTAATTATCTCCTAGAACAACTCATGACTTTAATTGCTGCTGCTAAGGAGCATGGGATAGAGTTCATCTATGCCATTTCCCCTGGGCTGGACATCACCTTCTCCAATCAGAAAGAGGTTTCTGCACTCAAGAGGAAACTTGATCAGGTATTGCAGCATTTTGTATGAGAGTAGTATGAACAAGGCGTTGATACATATCTTCAAGCTTTCCATGTATCTCTGTGTCATTCTGTCACCATTTTATTGGACTTCATTCCTAACCGCTTTCTCTCCCCCTCAGGTTACTCACTTTGGCTGCAAGTCATTTGCCTTACTTTTTGATGATATTGACCACAACATGTGCCCTGCTGACAAGGAGGTGTTCAGCTCATTTGCACACGCTCAGGTTTCCATAACCAATGAGATCTACCAGTACCTTGGAGAGCCTGAAACCTTCCTCTTCTGTCCCACAGGTACCTCAAGTCTGTCTGAATCCTTTGTGCATGTTACACAATTGTTTAATCTTcttgtttattcattatttctttgttctctTTACCTAACATCCAGAGTACTGTGGAACATTCTGCTACCCAAATGTCCCTCAGTCTCCCTACCTCCACACAGtaggagagaagctgctgccTGGCATCGATGTGTTATGGACAGGTAAGTCTAACAAAGTTTCCTGTCAACTGACCAACACAATTACtacatgtaaacatactgtGATACATGCCTGAAAGGATtaaaaggttttcttttctgcagGCCCCAAGGTGGTGTCCAAAGATATCACAGTGGAGTCTATTGAGGAAGTGTCAAAAATCCTGAGAAGAGCCCCTGTGATCTGGGACAACATTCATGCCAACGATTACGACCAGAAGAGGCTTTTCTTGGGTCCATACAAAGGCCGCTCCACAGAGCTTATCCCCAGGCTGAAGGGAGTCCTCACCAACCCAAACTGCGAGTTTGAGTCCAACTTTGTGGCGATCCACACTCTGGCCACCTGGTATAAGTCTAATATGAATGGGGTGCGCAAGGATGTGGTCATGAGTAAGTATGATCCCACATTTCACTAATTTGGAATGTTAAATGGGGATACATTGTGAGCTCATGTGGTACTGCAGGTCATTCATGAAttcgtctgtgtttgtgtctccgTCATGCCCTTcaccagctgatggtgaggACAGCACAGTGTCCATCCAGATCAAGTTAGAGAACGAGGGCAGTGATGAAGAACTAGAGACCGACATGCTCTACAGCCCACAGCTGGCTCTAAAACTGGCTCTCACAGAATGGCTCGGGGAATTTTGTGTTCCTCATCAATACAACAGTAAGATCATTTCCATTATCTTATCATATCTGTATGCTAATGGATTTTCTAgctgtgatacttggattacactCATAGTGTTGGCATGAACAGCCTAAAATGGTAATTTTATGACTGAAGCACATGATGCAGTGAGGCTCAACTCTATCTTTCAGGCCGACAGGTGCCTCAGAGTGGTGCCAAAAGCACAGCCATCGATGTGTCATCCAtggctgctccctctctctgctcttccaCAACAGTCACAACTGTGTTCCAGCAGCCCATAATGTCTCCAGCCATGCCACCTCTGTGTCTGGATCCACTCGCACACCCTTTGGCAAAAATAcctcaggaggaagaggaggtgagcAGTAGCACTTGAACGATTTCGTCTCACGTTACGTGCCTTATTGTTTCTGTGTAGTTTGGTACAATACAGAACATAcatctttctttaacatttgtttattggAGAGGTAAGCATCTGTCTATGGTTCTAAAAGTATGTTTGTGCTGTCcctgtgcaggtggaggtggagaagaAGGATTCAGATGAGGAGCCCATGGAGATGGTGGTTGAGAAGATGGTGGATGAACCAGAGGCAGAGGCTGACCCAGAGGAGAAGCATGATGGTCCTGTCTTAGCTGACAAGATGGCTGAAGACCTAAAGCCCATGGATACAGACAAGGAGAGTCTGGCAGAGTCAAAGTCCCCTGAAGAGTCTATTCAGGAGGACTGTGGGAGCGATATCGCCCCTATGCAGACGGATGATCAGCTCAAACAGGTGGCGCAAACATTTGTAagttactttttttcccctttataaTGAAAGCAAAAACAAGTTAGGCTTCCCTACATagttttattgattattgttgATTTGTGTCTTCAGGATGTGTTTGTGCCTGGGCCCAATGAGAAGCCCCTGTTCACAGCAGAGCCCCTCACAGTTGATGACCTGAGCTTACTGGCAGAGCTCTTCTACCTGCCTTATGAACATGGAAACAAGGCCGTGCAGATGTTAAAGGAGTTCAACTGGCTGAGAGCTAACAGCAGCGTCGTCAGTGTCAACTGCAAGAGAAAGGAGACTGAGAAGGTGGGGTCATTGTTCAAATAATCACACAAGATGAGAGAAAGAGGTCTATCTGAGGAAACTAGTTCATTATTAACTGAACCTGCATGTGATAAGTGTTGgttgttgaaaacaaaatggtggaTATGTACTACCCATTCTGTCCATTGGGTGGTGTGGTTATGAAAGGAGATGGAGTGAGCGTACGCCACAGAGCATTATGGtctctgtatttgtgtgaaCCGCAGCTTCCCTCATTCAGACATCTGCTATGTTGACATGACACAGaaagtgtaaataataaaatatgtcagCATTGTGGCTTATTGGGACACGTGAATGACAGAGAGCcattgtgaaaaaataaaacgtgCGCTGTTTTTACTATGACTATGTCAAAATTCCCTCTGTACAAAAAGACCTTTTACAAaccaaaatgtttacatgctgccCCTTTCCAACACTATTGCCTGCAGGTAGCAGAATGGCAGTCAAGGGCAGAGAAGTTCGAGGAGATGTGCTGCTCAGTCATCCAGATGTTCACGCGGCTGTCCAATTCAGCCAACCGCACCATCCTCTACGACCTCTACCCTTACATCTGGGACATCAAGAGCATCATTTCTATGGTCAAGTCTTTTGTCCAGTGGCTAGGTATGTCTGAGTGGAACCATAAGGCGCATATTCTTAGAGAGCAGTAGCATAGCAGTAGTGTGAGCAAGTCTGGTAGTCCTGACTTTCGTTGTTCACAGAGACACATTAATGCACAAATAGTTCAATCACTTTcagattatattaaaaaaaagtactcCGGTGATTGATTATTTAGCTGCATGGAGTATGTTGTAGTCTAGTGCTATTTAGTTTAATTAGGcaaatttataattatttcacACATCTTGCACAGTCTATTTAACAAATGGTAGAATTACTGATTAAATACCTACAGAAATAAGGCTCTAGAGATCTCGGCCACCACCTGTAAACAAGGTGAAAATCTGAGTAGTGGCCCAATTTAAGTTTCAAGTTTATTAAACATCAGCTTAGCACGAATCAGGTCAGGTGCATCAGCTCTCAATATTTATGATTCAATGAATTGCTCTTGTTTCAcacatgtttattgttttctttttttttcattcgaCTGAATGCCGCTTGCACTGCTAGCATCCTCCTTATTTACTCCATAACAAGCGACTCCATCTTGGTGGTATCTAAACTGGGCCTCTTGTGGCAAACGTCCCAGCAGGGTTACTGCTGCTTGCTGTGTATCCAGTAACATCACTGCTGCATTCCCACACGGACACACTTGcttccatctctctgtctgtgggGATGGGAGCCAGGGGGAAGTCCccatccccccctcctccatgcCCTAGCGCGCACGCGAGCTTGGAGAGCAagttgactgactgactgttgaagGCCATTCTGGTGCATAAATATCTGAAATAGTCTGTTTTTTCAGCTGGATTTAACATGACCATATGAACACATTACAGGAAGTCCTTTTGTTGTTGCCTCACTGAGTAGTCTCTAAAATGAGGCTGTTGGTTGATTTTAACCCTCTGAATCATTTGCTCAACCTGTATCAGGGTGGGATCCATCATCTTGTATAAGAAaggattttctttctctctttttctcccactttctccctctccctttacctctcactttctttcattctttacTCTTTCAGATGGTGCACTGTGATGCAGTTTGAGTGATATTCAGCCTTGTGATAACACCTCCATCTGTTTTTTGGAGTGTTCTTTTGCATAGTCTGAAGCACCAGCATGGCCTGTAGGTTACCCCCCTGTAACCCAGTTTCATTCGCAGGTTTCTGTCTTGTCCGGCTATATGGTAAAGCTGAGGATTCTCGCCCACAGTACACAGCAGGCAGCATACCCACACTGGCAAAGCCACATGAAAATACCACACTAATGGTCTAATGCACCAGATAATGATTGTAGCCACTGTAGCAACACTGAGGAAATCGAGTGCCCCATACTCATCCTCTTAATAACTGCAGTGTCATTAAG
This genomic interval carries:
- the oga gene encoding protein O-GlcNAcase isoform X3 — translated: MVQKDKTLEPPPVDAEQSPSPVSGEACAEAPGPVEQSGIAVEPTDHRKFISGVVEGFYGRPWTMEQRKELFRRQQKWGLNTYLYAPKDDYKHRMFWRELYSVEEAEQLMTLIAAAKEHGIEFIYAISPGLDITFSNQKEVSALKRKLDQVTHFGCKSFALLFDDIDHNMCPADKEVFSSFAHAQVSITNEIYQYLGEPETFLFCPTEYCGTFCYPNVPQSPYLHTVGEKLLPGIDVLWTGPKVVSKDITVESIEEVSKILRRAPVIWDNIHANDYDQKRLFLGPYKGRSTELIPRLKGVLTNPNCEFESNFVAIHTLATWYKSNMNGVRKDVVMTDGEDSTVSIQIKLENEGSDEELETDMLYSPQLALKLALTEWLGEFCVPHQYNITTVFQQPIMSPAMPPLCLDPLAHPLAKIPQEEEEVEVEKKDSDEEPMEMVVEKMVDEPEAEADPEEKHDGPVLADKMAEDLKPMDTDKESLAESKSPEESIQEDCGSDIAPMQTDDQLKQVAQTFDVFVPGPNEKPLFTAEPLTVDDLSLLAELFYLPYEHGNKAVQMLKEFNWLRANSSVVSVNCKRKETEKVAEWQSRAEKFEEMCCSVIQMFTRLSNSANRTILYDLYPYIWDIKSIISMVKSFVQWLDGRIHSTSFYCFWIDSGRWCRSQSSAQFLRGDQEPWAFRGGLAGEFQRLLPIEGANDLFYQPPPSMPTSKLYSIRPYFPKDEAAVYKICKEMYCEGLEDVPFSDDDPDLIGDRLVGGLLTLSSEYGFVLEDDDGICGYALGTVDVKPFIKKCELSWIPFMQEKYNKPDCQKDLTEAEKMMLSFHEEEEGLPDSFLSNFPSLIKVDIHAKVTDPSVAKSMMGCLLSSLKANGSLGAFCKVRQTDKRMLDFYSKLGCFEVAKMEGFPKDIIIMGRSL
- the oga gene encoding protein O-GlcNAcase isoform X2, with amino-acid sequence MVQKDKTLEPPPVDAEQSPSPVSGEACAEAPGPVEQSGIAVEPTDHRKFISGVVEGFYGRPWTMEQRKELFRRQQKWGLNTYLYAPKDDYKHRMFWRELYSVEEAEQLMTLIAAAKEHGIEFIYAISPGLDITFSNQKEVSALKRKLDQVTHFGCKSFALLFDDIDHNMCPADKEVFSSFAHAQVSITNEIYQYLGEPETFLFCPTEYCGTFCYPNVPQSPYLHTVGEKLLPGIDVLWTGPKVVSKDITVESIEEVSKILRRAPVIWDNIHANDYDQKRLFLGPYKGRSTELIPRLKGVLTNPNCEFESNFVAIHTLATWYKSNMNGVRKDVVMTDGEDSTVSIQIKLENEGSDEELETDMLYSPQLALKLALTEWLGEFCVPHQYNSRQVPQSGAKSTAIDVSSMAAPSLCSSTTVTTVFQQPIMSPAMPPLCLDPLAHPLAKIPQEEEEVEVEKKDSDEEPMEMVVEKMVDEPEAEADPEEKHDGPVLADKMAEDLKPMDTDKESLAESKSPEESIQEDCGSDIAPMQTDDQLKQVAQTFDVFVPGPNEKPLFTAEPLTVDDLSLLAELFYLPYEHGNKAVQMLKEFNWLRANSSVVSVNCKRKETEKVAEWQSRAEKFEEMCCSVIQMFTRLSNSANRTILYDLYPYIWDIKSIISMVKSFVQWLGCRSQSSAQFLRGDQEPWAFRGGLAGEFQRLLPIEGANDLFYQPPPSMPTSKLYSIRPYFPKDEAAVYKICKEMYCEGLEDVPFSDDDPDLIGDRLVGGLLTLSSEYGFVLEDDDGICGYALGTVDVKPFIKKCELSWIPFMQEKYNKPDCQKDLTEAEKMMLSFHEEEEGLPDSFLSNFPSLIKVDIHAKVTDPSVAKSMMGCLLSSLKANGSLGAFCKVRQTDKRMLDFYSKLGCFEVAKMEGFPKDIIIMGRSL
- the oga gene encoding protein O-GlcNAcase isoform X1, which encodes MVQKDKTLEPPPVDAEQSPSPVSGEACAEAPGPVEQSGIAVEPTDHRKFISGVVEGFYGRPWTMEQRKELFRRQQKWGLNTYLYAPKDDYKHRMFWRELYSVEEAEQLMTLIAAAKEHGIEFIYAISPGLDITFSNQKEVSALKRKLDQVTHFGCKSFALLFDDIDHNMCPADKEVFSSFAHAQVSITNEIYQYLGEPETFLFCPTEYCGTFCYPNVPQSPYLHTVGEKLLPGIDVLWTGPKVVSKDITVESIEEVSKILRRAPVIWDNIHANDYDQKRLFLGPYKGRSTELIPRLKGVLTNPNCEFESNFVAIHTLATWYKSNMNGVRKDVVMTDGEDSTVSIQIKLENEGSDEELETDMLYSPQLALKLALTEWLGEFCVPHQYNSRQVPQSGAKSTAIDVSSMAAPSLCSSTTVTTVFQQPIMSPAMPPLCLDPLAHPLAKIPQEEEEVEVEKKDSDEEPMEMVVEKMVDEPEAEADPEEKHDGPVLADKMAEDLKPMDTDKESLAESKSPEESIQEDCGSDIAPMQTDDQLKQVAQTFDVFVPGPNEKPLFTAEPLTVDDLSLLAELFYLPYEHGNKAVQMLKEFNWLRANSSVVSVNCKRKETEKVAEWQSRAEKFEEMCCSVIQMFTRLSNSANRTILYDLYPYIWDIKSIISMVKSFVQWLDGRIHSTSFYCFWIDSGRWCRSQSSAQFLRGDQEPWAFRGGLAGEFQRLLPIEGANDLFYQPPPSMPTSKLYSIRPYFPKDEAAVYKICKEMYCEGLEDVPFSDDDPDLIGDRLVGGLLTLSSEYGFVLEDDDGICGYALGTVDVKPFIKKCELSWIPFMQEKYNKPDCQKDLTEAEKMMLSFHEEEEGLPDSFLSNFPSLIKVDIHAKVTDPSVAKSMMGCLLSSLKANGSLGAFCKVRQTDKRMLDFYSKLGCFEVAKMEGFPKDIIIMGRSL